A window from Verrucomicrobiia bacterium encodes these proteins:
- a CDS encoding LysM peptidoglycan-binding domain-containing protein yields the protein MTKYFFLSLAGVLILNGCASSNKDTAQNDLPDPVTDYPYDVVSTDSYDTSNDYPPIDTTDTTTVNDMGNDVAAADTDSATTTMDYKVKAGDSLWRIANQNNTTVAKLKKINHLSSDRIKIGQILQVPQ from the coding sequence ATGACTAAATATTTTTTTCTCTCCTTGGCAGGTGTTTTGATTCTTAATGGTTGTGCTTCTTCGAATAAAGATACTGCGCAAAATGACTTGCCGGATCCAGTAACCGATTATCCTTATGATGTTGTGTCTACCGATTCTTATGACACTAGCAACGATTATCCTCCGATCGATACCACTGATACCACAACTGTGAATGATATGGGAAATGATGTTGCAGCTGCTGACACAGATTCTGCTACGACTACCATGGATTACAAAGTGAAGGCCGGTGATTCTTTATGGAGAATTGCTAACCAGAACAACACCACTGTGGCAAAATTAAAAAAGATCAATCATCTTTCTTCGGACAGAATCAAGATCGGCCAAATATTGCAAGTGCCGCAATAA
- the glgX gene encoding glycogen debranching protein GlgX, whose product MNITQCWLGHPYPLGATWNGQGVNFALFSETATGVELCLFDHPEAKEESARIPLTEHTDQVWHAFLPEVRPGQLYGYRVHGPYEPKNGLRFNPNKLLLDPYAKAITGELKWEDRSFAYQINSSNDKTIHNENNADLIPKCVVIDPTFDWGNDIAPRTPLHHSVIYELHVKGFTQLMEALPENLRGTYAGLGSEPAIDYLKKLGITAVELLPIHQFVHEKHLTDRGLKNYWGYSSIGFFAPHDEYASQRDRGAQVNEFKNMVKNLHAAGIEVILDVVYNHTAEGNHLGPTLSFRGIDNPAYYRLQSDNRRYYTDYTGTGNTFNAMHPYVLQLIMDSLRYWVTEMHVDGFRFDLAASLGRGEHAVSHLSSFFTIIHQDPVLSQVKLIAEPWDLGEGGYHVGNFPILWAEWNGHYRDIVRRYWKGSEGHLGNFAYRFTGSSDLYQHSGKKPYASINFITCHDGFTLHDLVSYNEKHNLANGEENRDGSYNNDSWNCGAEGTTDDLLILTLRRRQMRNFLATLFLSQGVPMLYAGDEFGRTQNGNNNAYCQDNDMNWLHWHHDTDQQNLLALTQRLIHLRRKHPVLRRPKFFQDEPIHGKDTKDILWLTSQAIEMSEKDWTHHRAKSLGVFLSGLPHHVYNSRGEPIVDDAFLMFFNASDGSLEFKLPCAPNFPWHMIINTAEEKGFIDPPPTFFGEQTITLIRRSFVLFQFYGNLEIKTLEYLDQKIHECVQQGDYDI is encoded by the coding sequence ATGAACATCACACAATGCTGGTTAGGTCATCCTTACCCTTTAGGCGCAACTTGGAATGGACAAGGCGTTAATTTTGCTTTGTTCTCAGAAACGGCAACGGGCGTGGAGCTTTGCCTTTTTGATCATCCGGAGGCAAAAGAAGAAAGTGCCCGAATTCCTTTAACTGAACACACCGATCAAGTGTGGCACGCTTTTTTGCCAGAAGTGCGACCTGGGCAACTTTACGGTTATCGCGTTCATGGGCCTTACGAACCAAAAAATGGATTACGCTTTAACCCAAATAAATTACTTCTCGATCCTTACGCCAAAGCCATCACAGGCGAACTAAAATGGGAGGATCGCAGTTTTGCTTATCAAATCAACTCTTCCAATGACAAAACTATTCACAACGAAAACAATGCTGATCTCATCCCAAAATGCGTTGTCATTGACCCCACTTTTGATTGGGGCAACGATATTGCGCCACGCACGCCTTTGCATCACTCCGTGATTTATGAGCTGCACGTAAAAGGTTTTACCCAACTCATGGAGGCTTTGCCTGAAAATCTTCGCGGCACTTATGCTGGTTTAGGTAGTGAGCCCGCAATTGATTATCTCAAAAAACTAGGCATTACCGCTGTTGAGCTTCTACCCATTCACCAATTTGTTCACGAAAAACATCTCACCGATCGAGGATTAAAAAATTATTGGGGATATAGTAGCATCGGCTTTTTTGCGCCTCACGATGAATATGCCAGTCAACGAGATCGTGGCGCGCAAGTGAATGAATTTAAAAACATGGTAAAAAATCTGCACGCGGCAGGCATCGAAGTGATTCTCGATGTGGTTTATAATCACACTGCAGAAGGCAATCACTTAGGACCAACACTTTCTTTTCGAGGAATCGATAATCCTGCTTACTACCGACTGCAATCAGATAATCGGCGCTATTACACCGATTACACCGGCACCGGAAACACTTTCAATGCCATGCATCCTTACGTTTTGCAGCTTATCATGGATAGCCTTCGTTATTGGGTGACAGAAATGCATGTCGATGGATTTCGATTTGATTTAGCCGCGAGTTTAGGCCGAGGTGAGCATGCTGTCAGCCATCTTTCCTCTTTCTTCACCATCATCCATCAAGATCCTGTTCTATCTCAAGTCAAATTGATCGCTGAACCTTGGGATTTAGGCGAAGGTGGTTATCATGTCGGTAACTTTCCCATTCTCTGGGCAGAATGGAATGGCCACTATCGTGACATCGTGCGACGCTATTGGAAAGGGAGCGAAGGCCATCTCGGCAACTTCGCTTATCGCTTCACAGGCAGCTCTGATCTTTACCAACACAGCGGCAAAAAACCTTATGCCAGCATTAATTTCATCACCTGTCACGATGGTTTTACTTTACACGATTTAGTTTCTTATAACGAAAAACATAACTTAGCTAACGGTGAAGAAAATCGCGACGGAAGCTACAACAACGATTCCTGGAATTGTGGCGCAGAAGGAACAACTGACGATCTTTTAATATTAACTTTACGTCGTCGTCAGATGCGCAACTTTCTCGCCACACTTTTCTTATCACAAGGCGTTCCCATGCTTTACGCGGGCGATGAATTTGGCCGCACTCAAAATGGAAATAACAACGCCTATTGCCAAGATAATGATATGAATTGGCTCCATTGGCATCATGACACCGATCAGCAAAACTTGCTCGCTCTCACCCAACGTTTGATTCATCTCCGACGCAAACATCCTGTTTTACGACGACCCAAATTTTTTCAAGACGAACCTATCCACGGAAAAGACACCAAAGATATTCTTTGGCTAACATCTCAAGCTATTGAAATGAGCGAAAAAGATTGGACTCATCATCGAGCTAAAAGTCTTGGTGTTTTTTTAAGCGGCTTACCTCATCACGTCTATAACTCTCGAGGAGAACCCATTGTCGACGATGCTTTTCTCATGTTTTTCAATGCAAGCGATGGCTCGCTAGAATTTAAACTACCTTGCGCCCCCAACTTTCCATGGCACATGATTATTAACACCGCTGAAGAAAAAGGTTTTATCGATCCTCCTCCCACCTTTTTTGGCGAACAAACTATTACACTCATCAGACGATCTTTCGTCTTATTTCAATTTTACGGCAACTTAGAAATAAAAACCCTCGAATATCTTGACCAAAAAATCCATGAATGCGTCCAACAGGGAGATTACGATATTTAA
- a CDS encoding amidohydrolase, with protein MKRIDGHVHILGDELGSNGCQFSPGWRLPMVNWMLHHLGLPPLRKIKNLDQQYIERLLELVRTSSLDAIVILAHEHVYDEQGKRIDLKNNYHIPNSYVLQLAKKYSEFLPAVSIHPTRADAMDELDRCLEGGAAMMKILPNCHNINCNNPRYKKFWERMAQVRLPLLAHTGGEHTLPILNKKYADPEVLRLPLECGVNVIAAHSATKSGLFDPNYLEKLVFLMTQYSNLYADNSAFNIPFRSRYFKRALESPLIERMVHGSDFPVLIYGHWAWMRGLIDWQTFRQWQNQPNVLERDYQIKKAIGFPEETFTRMNHLLRFATG; from the coding sequence ATGAAACGAATCGATGGGCATGTTCATATTCTTGGTGATGAGTTAGGAAGTAATGGTTGTCAATTTTCGCCCGGATGGCGTTTGCCGATGGTTAATTGGATGTTGCATCACTTGGGATTGCCGCCGCTAAGAAAAATTAAAAATTTAGATCAACAATATATTGAGCGTTTGTTGGAATTGGTCAGAACTTCCAGCCTCGATGCGATTGTGATTTTGGCGCATGAACACGTTTATGACGAGCAAGGAAAAAGAATTGATCTAAAAAATAATTATCACATTCCCAATTCTTACGTTTTGCAACTCGCGAAAAAATATTCTGAATTTTTGCCTGCGGTTTCGATTCATCCGACTCGTGCGGATGCGATGGATGAGTTGGATCGATGCTTAGAGGGCGGAGCAGCGATGATGAAAATTTTGCCGAACTGTCATAATATTAATTGTAACAATCCGCGTTATAAAAAATTTTGGGAACGCATGGCGCAAGTGCGTTTACCTTTATTGGCTCACACGGGTGGCGAACATACGCTGCCTATTTTAAATAAAAAATATGCTGATCCCGAAGTTTTGCGTCTTCCTTTAGAGTGCGGCGTGAATGTGATTGCTGCGCACTCTGCCACAAAAAGCGGTTTGTTTGATCCCAATTATCTAGAGAAATTAGTTTTTCTCATGACGCAATATTCCAATTTATATGCGGACAATAGCGCGTTTAATATTCCTTTTCGCAGTCGTTACTTTAAACGGGCTTTGGAATCGCCTTTGATCGAGCGCATGGTTCATGGCAGCGATTTTCCCGTGCTAATTTATGGTCATTGGGCATGGATGCGAGGTTTGATCGATTGGCAGACGTTTCGCCAATGGCAAAATCAGCCGAATGTATTGGAGCGCGATTATCAAATCAAAAAAGCGATTGGGTTTCCTGAAGAAACATTTACGCGAATGAATCATTTGCTTCGATTTGCTACAGGTTAA
- the ccsA gene encoding cytochrome c biogenesis protein CcsA: MKRFFSQFIILCVIIFWSGESLLAKEAGNLKEWDLLAIQDQGRRKPMYTFAREMVIRLHGRATYQAPDKKKWAANEMALSVFLQDRDWEKEPFLLVGYRPLVQDLGLAAERKYFSFDELTQVPSLSQQVLAVHEKKQRNETLSRKDQELENVAIRLDLFSQWVRGVSFRIVPSLTPKEIAWMPLFEFFKENDSEKVKPVEGPFLTMIASYKHGDFTQFNQAAETLRGQLRALNPERYPKEKMLQFEYAYYRLHAFDWAMVSYGVAFLFLLMGYYGLKKWLKWIGVAAAFAGILWQGVGVTMRCMIAGRPPVTNMYESVVWVALGTGLFGFLFYLRYRNALYLLAALPVSFLCLLAVSRMPVAMPDRLDPLVPVLRDNFWLTVHVLTITLSYAAFALAMGFGHIVLFRYIRHPQETAKDSVLHHWLYRVMQLGVLLLAAGTILGGVWANYSWGRFWGWDPKETWALIALLIYIFVIHGRIAGWWGVFGLAVGSVVCFSGVVMTWYGVNFVLGKGLHSYGFGVGGTGYAVAFIILEALFVAVACWRYQKTKLIKT; encoded by the coding sequence ATGAAACGATTTTTTTCTCAATTCATTATTTTGTGTGTAATAATTTTTTGGAGTGGTGAATCTTTGCTAGCAAAAGAAGCTGGGAACTTGAAAGAGTGGGATTTACTAGCAATACAAGATCAAGGTCGCCGCAAGCCGATGTATACTTTTGCGCGTGAGATGGTGATTCGATTGCATGGGCGGGCAACTTATCAAGCGCCGGATAAAAAGAAGTGGGCGGCGAATGAGATGGCGCTTTCCGTTTTTTTGCAAGATCGTGATTGGGAAAAGGAGCCTTTTCTTTTGGTAGGATATCGACCTTTAGTGCAGGATTTGGGGTTAGCCGCGGAACGGAAATATTTTTCTTTTGATGAGTTAACGCAGGTGCCGTCTTTATCGCAACAAGTCTTGGCAGTCCATGAAAAAAAGCAGCGTAATGAAACCTTGTCTCGTAAAGATCAAGAATTGGAAAACGTAGCGATACGATTAGATTTATTTAGTCAGTGGGTAAGAGGTGTTTCATTTCGAATTGTGCCTTCTTTAACACCAAAGGAAATCGCGTGGATGCCATTATTTGAATTTTTTAAGGAAAACGATTCAGAAAAAGTTAAGCCAGTTGAGGGGCCTTTCCTTACCATGATTGCTAGTTATAAGCATGGAGATTTCACACAATTTAATCAGGCTGCTGAGACTTTACGAGGTCAATTACGAGCATTGAATCCGGAGCGTTATCCCAAGGAAAAAATGTTGCAATTTGAGTATGCTTATTATCGTTTGCATGCGTTTGATTGGGCAATGGTAAGTTATGGTGTTGCTTTTTTATTTTTATTGATGGGCTATTATGGATTAAAAAAATGGCTGAAGTGGATAGGAGTTGCTGCTGCTTTTGCTGGTATTTTATGGCAAGGAGTGGGTGTCACGATGCGCTGTATGATTGCGGGTCGTCCTCCGGTTACGAATATGTATGAATCGGTTGTTTGGGTGGCTTTGGGTACGGGTTTATTTGGTTTTCTTTTTTATTTGCGTTATCGCAATGCGCTTTATCTTTTAGCAGCTTTGCCAGTAAGTTTTTTGTGTTTACTAGCGGTAAGTCGCATGCCGGTGGCGATGCCGGATCGTTTGGATCCTTTGGTGCCTGTGTTGCGCGATAATTTTTGGTTAACGGTGCATGTGTTGACGATTACTTTAAGTTATGCAGCTTTTGCATTAGCAATGGGATTTGGTCATATTGTTTTATTTCGTTACATTCGTCATCCTCAAGAAACCGCGAAAGATTCTGTGTTGCATCATTGGCTTTATCGTGTGATGCAGTTGGGTGTTTTGTTATTGGCGGCAGGCACGATTTTGGGTGGGGTTTGGGCGAATTATAGTTGGGGGAGATTTTGGGGATGGGATCCGAAAGAGACTTGGGCGCTCATTGCTTTGTTGATTTATATTTTTGTGATTCATGGCCGGATTGCTGGTTGGTGGGGAGTGTTTGGATTAGCTGTGGGGAGTGTTGTGTGCTTTAGTGGTGTGGTAATGACTTGGTATGGTGTGAATTTTGTTTTGGGAAAAGGACTTCACAGTTATGGCTTTGGCGTGGGCGGTACGGGTTATGCAGTGGCTTTTATTATTTTAGAGGCTCTTTTTGTTGCCGTAGCTTGTTGGCGATATCAAAAAACAAAATTAATTAAGACTTAA
- a CDS encoding Hsp20/alpha crystallin family protein translates to MKSLMNWDPFRELEGFQNRLSSFFGRTPLQLSLGESDDDTRAVSQWMPVVDISEDEKEYIITAELPEVKKENVKVTVENGTLCITGERSFEKKEKNKRYHRIERSYGNFMRSFALPEDADGGKIAADFKEGVLKVHLPKSEKAKPQEIEVKVQ, encoded by the coding sequence ATGAAAAGCTTAATGAACTGGGATCCTTTCCGAGAGTTGGAAGGTTTTCAAAATAGACTTTCTTCTTTTTTTGGAAGGACTCCTTTACAACTTTCACTCGGTGAAAGTGACGACGACACACGTGCCGTTTCTCAGTGGATGCCTGTGGTGGATATCTCCGAAGATGAGAAAGAGTATATCATCACTGCAGAACTGCCAGAGGTAAAAAAAGAAAACGTAAAAGTCACTGTTGAAAATGGTACACTGTGCATCACAGGAGAACGTTCTTTTGAAAAGAAAGAAAAAAATAAACGCTACCATCGCATCGAACGTTCCTATGGAAATTTCATGCGATCATTTGCACTACCAGAGGATGCGGATGGAGGCAAAATTGCCGCTGACTTTAAGGAAGGTGTATTAAAAGTGCATTTACCAAAAAGTGAGAAAGCTAAACCGCAAGAAATTGAAGTAAAAGTGCAATAA
- a CDS encoding cytochrome c biogenesis protein ResB — protein sequence MSWKKNIVFRYCASLQLAMTLLAVLIIASIVGTIYESNFDAKVARAYIYQAPWFNFWLALLAVNLGAVALSRWPWKKHHTGFLITHLGIIILLVGSIIGRIWGIEGTMTLFKGQPPRNQLLVDERQLHLWEQGSPYQYLFPLEFLNRKPTSEKPRKVWTTENGWKIEVVDYSESLSTQWKPRDQIGSLGRPVVKIKLQSAMMGQGLEQWLIANGGEQSVFNLGLATISFQQSNDAQAFTKMPNQPNQLTFSYADDGHLHYHLMSRKEGESQGEIKVGAALKTGWADWTVTVQQLLPQAQLEADFVPLSSSKNMLPNEIPVLGIKLRVTKADQIMEKWIAFGWKTTLPLEPVPLEITYTWRWEKLPMFAELLDFEVERNEGTDEPASFKSHLRLSGLSEPIEAFCWMNHPANYPNRWWRIWTGLTYKISQASWNPENLNQSTVQILRDPGWLFKWLGSLLICCGIFTMFYLRPPRAKL from the coding sequence TTGAGCTGGAAAAAGAACATAGTATTTCGTTATTGCGCCTCGCTTCAGTTGGCCATGACGTTGTTGGCGGTTTTGATTATCGCGAGTATTGTTGGCACGATTTATGAATCCAATTTCGATGCTAAGGTGGCACGCGCTTATATTTATCAAGCGCCTTGGTTTAATTTTTGGTTGGCGTTGTTGGCGGTGAATTTAGGCGCAGTGGCGTTATCGCGTTGGCCTTGGAAGAAGCATCATACCGGTTTTTTAATCACGCATCTTGGCATTATTATTTTGTTAGTGGGATCGATTATTGGCCGCATTTGGGGGATTGAAGGAACGATGACGTTGTTTAAAGGGCAACCGCCTCGCAATCAGTTATTGGTTGATGAGCGACAACTGCATTTGTGGGAGCAAGGCTCGCCCTATCAATATCTTTTCCCCCTGGAGTTTTTGAATCGTAAACCGACCTCTGAAAAGCCGCGCAAGGTGTGGACAACAGAAAACGGTTGGAAAATTGAGGTGGTGGATTATTCCGAATCATTATCAACCCAATGGAAACCGAGGGATCAAATCGGTTCATTAGGACGTCCTGTGGTAAAGATTAAATTACAGTCAGCCATGATGGGGCAGGGTTTGGAGCAATGGTTAATCGCGAATGGTGGTGAGCAATCCGTTTTTAATTTAGGATTAGCCACGATTTCTTTTCAACAGAGTAATGATGCCCAAGCTTTTACAAAGATGCCAAACCAGCCTAATCAATTGACATTTTCTTATGCCGACGATGGCCATCTGCATTATCATTTAATGTCCCGCAAAGAAGGTGAATCGCAGGGCGAAATTAAAGTGGGAGCCGCTTTAAAAACGGGCTGGGCGGATTGGACGGTGACTGTTCAGCAACTTTTGCCGCAAGCCCAGTTGGAAGCGGATTTTGTGCCTTTGTCTTCATCAAAAAATATGCTTCCGAATGAGATTCCTGTGTTAGGTATTAAACTTCGCGTGACGAAAGCCGATCAAATCATGGAAAAATGGATCGCTTTTGGATGGAAAACGACATTGCCTTTGGAACCTGTGCCTTTAGAAATCACTTATACTTGGCGATGGGAAAAGCTTCCTATGTTTGCTGAATTACTAGATTTTGAAGTAGAACGAAATGAGGGCACGGACGAACCAGCCAGTTTTAAAAGTCATTTGCGATTGTCTGGGTTATCCGAACCGATAGAAGCTTTTTGTTGGATGAATCATCCGGCAAATTATCCGAATCGATGGTGGCGAATTTGGACGGGGCTAACTTACAAAATTTCTCAAGCTTCGTGGAATCCAGAAAATCTTAACCAAAGCACTGTGCAAATTTTGCGCGATCCGGGTTGGTTGTTTAAATGGTTGGGGTCTCTTTTAATTTGCTGCGGGATTTTTACCATGTTTTATTTACGACCGCCTCGTGCTAAACTTTAG
- a CDS encoding DnaJ domain-containing protein, whose product MPVQFKDYYQILGVSKTANDDEIKKAFRKLARQHHPDVAKNKTEAEAKFKEINEAYEVLSDAEKRKKYDTLGANWNQASGFTPPPGWQGGNYRTASEGDFEFNFGGTGFSDFFETFFGGRAGDMFGAFGGERSRQATHSQRGGDIEGVLMVTLNEVFQGSVRPITLRTTNPRTGQTQTQTLQVRIPAGIQEGQLIKVAGRGNPGIGRGASGDLYLRVKLEKHPDFTVRGQDLYFDLDLAPWEAALGASVSIPTMETPVTVKIKPGTSSGQKLRLREKGLPNRQGQRGDLFALVTIQIPASLTPEEKTLWEKLANTSIFRPRSSKY is encoded by the coding sequence ATGCCTGTTCAATTTAAAGATTACTACCAAATTTTGGGCGTTTCCAAAACCGCCAATGATGACGAAATCAAAAAAGCATTTCGCAAACTCGCGCGTCAACACCATCCCGACGTCGCCAAAAACAAAACCGAAGCTGAAGCCAAATTTAAAGAAATCAACGAAGCTTACGAGGTTTTAAGCGATGCGGAAAAACGAAAAAAGTATGACACTTTAGGAGCAAACTGGAATCAAGCTAGCGGTTTCACACCACCTCCCGGCTGGCAAGGAGGCAACTATCGAACTGCTAGCGAAGGCGATTTTGAATTTAACTTTGGCGGCACAGGGTTTAGCGATTTTTTTGAAACTTTCTTTGGTGGACGCGCGGGTGATATGTTTGGCGCTTTTGGCGGGGAACGCTCGCGACAAGCAACCCATTCACAACGCGGAGGCGACATCGAAGGCGTGCTCATGGTCACATTAAATGAAGTGTTTCAAGGCTCGGTAAGACCCATTACCCTTCGCACCACCAATCCGCGCACGGGCCAGACCCAAACCCAAACCTTACAAGTGCGCATCCCGGCAGGAATCCAAGAAGGGCAACTCATCAAAGTAGCAGGACGTGGCAATCCCGGCATCGGTCGCGGCGCGTCTGGTGATCTTTATCTCCGCGTCAAACTCGAAAAACATCCCGACTTCACGGTTCGCGGACAAGATCTTTATTTTGATTTGGACTTAGCTCCTTGGGAAGCCGCTTTAGGTGCCAGCGTTTCCATTCCTACTATGGAAACACCCGTGACCGTAAAAATTAAACCTGGCACCAGTTCAGGACAAAAACTTCGTTTGCGCGAAAAAGGATTACCCAATCGTCAAGGTCAACGTGGCGATCTTTTTGCTCTGGTTACGATTCAAATACCTGCATCATTAACTCCTGAAGAAAAAACGCTTTGGGAAAAACTTGCCAACACTTCTATTTTTCGCCCGCGCTCATCAAAATATTAG
- a CDS encoding YifB family Mg chelatase-like AAA ATPase, whose protein sequence is MVAKVLSAATCGVDAVPVEIEVNEGRGLLAVVIVGLPDTGVKESRDRVKTALENSGFKFPLGRTTINLAPADLKKEGPSFDLPMALGILTASGQLETQRLQDYYIVGELALNGAIRSVRGVLSIALEARRRGLKGVIVPEENAVEAAVVEGIEAIPVKNLRQTVEWLLGKTELLPQQVDLSNFFHNHHHDVDFSEVKGQQHVKRALEIAAAGGHNCLMVGPPGSGKSMLAKRLPTILPPLTLDEALETTKIHSIAGLLNDQNSFVRKRPFRAPHHTISDVGLVGGGADPSPGEISLAHHGVLFLDELPEFKRFVLEVMRQPLEEGKITISRAAGSMTFPAQIMLVAAMNPTPDGKSIQDSKSTPNEIRRYLSKISGPLLDRIDLHVEVSAVKISDLSQRSEPAESSAAVRQRVQQARQKQHERFSKIKKKLTCNAQMGARELRQFCLLDSHSEELLKNAMMDMNLSARAYDRILKVARTIADLADAESIHQDHLFEALQYRSLDRELFS, encoded by the coding sequence ATGGTCGCCAAGGTTTTAAGCGCAGCTACCTGTGGCGTAGATGCGGTCCCTGTTGAAATTGAGGTCAACGAGGGTCGGGGTTTATTGGCTGTTGTCATAGTAGGTTTGCCCGACACAGGTGTGAAAGAAAGTCGTGATCGCGTGAAAACGGCTTTGGAAAATAGTGGGTTCAAATTTCCTTTAGGTCGCACGACGATCAATCTCGCGCCTGCTGATTTGAAAAAAGAGGGGCCGAGTTTTGATTTGCCCATGGCGCTTGGCATTTTAACAGCGAGCGGGCAGCTCGAAACGCAACGTTTGCAGGATTATTATATTGTTGGCGAGTTGGCGTTGAATGGCGCGATTCGTTCGGTGCGAGGTGTTTTGTCCATTGCTTTGGAGGCGCGTCGACGTGGATTGAAAGGGGTGATTGTTCCTGAAGAAAATGCAGTTGAAGCAGCGGTGGTGGAAGGAATTGAAGCTATTCCGGTAAAAAATTTGCGTCAAACGGTGGAATGGCTTTTGGGAAAAACTGAGCTTTTACCGCAACAGGTTGATTTATCAAATTTTTTTCACAATCATCACCATGATGTGGATTTTAGCGAGGTGAAGGGGCAGCAGCACGTTAAACGCGCTTTGGAAATTGCGGCTGCGGGAGGCCATAATTGTTTGATGGTAGGACCACCGGGTTCGGGAAAATCGATGTTGGCGAAACGGTTGCCTACGATTTTACCGCCGTTAACTTTGGATGAAGCTTTGGAGACGACTAAAATTCATAGCATTGCGGGATTGTTGAATGATCAAAATTCTTTTGTAAGAAAGCGGCCATTTCGCGCTCCGCATCATACGATTTCGGATGTGGGACTGGTTGGTGGTGGCGCAGATCCTTCGCCGGGCGAAATCAGCTTAGCGCATCATGGCGTGCTTTTTTTGGATGAGTTGCCGGAATTTAAACGGTTTGTGCTCGAGGTGATGCGTCAACCTCTGGAGGAAGGGAAGATTACTATTTCACGCGCTGCGGGTTCGATGACTTTTCCCGCACAAATTATGTTGGTGGCGGCGATGAATCCCACCCCGGATGGAAAATCGATTCAAGATTCCAAATCCACGCCCAATGAAATTCGACGTTATTTGTCAAAGATATCAGGGCCGCTTTTAGATCGCATTGATTTGCATGTGGAAGTGAGCGCAGTAAAAATTTCTGATTTATCGCAACGCTCTGAACCTGCCGAATCTTCTGCGGCGGTGCGTCAGCGGGTGCAACAAGCCCGTCAAAAACAACATGAGCGATTTTCTAAGATAAAGAAAAAATTAACCTGTAACGCTCAAATGGGTGCTAGAGAATTACGCCAATTTTGCTTGTTGGATTCGCATAGTGAGGAATTGTTGAAGAATGCAATGATGGATATGAATCTTTCGGCGCGGGCTTATGATCGCATTTTAAAAGTCGCGCGCACGATTGCAGATTTGGCTGATGCCGAGTCGATTCATCAGGATCATTTATTTGAAGCGTTGCAATATCGTTCGCTAGATCGCGAGCTTTTTAGCTAA
- a CDS encoding host attachment protein, with translation MKLIITTNLGHLKVYQVEKEIGQSTPTVRLVQELNFPDAHRHYDDMVTDQAGRFPIANGANSSAMAIGEENDFEMEVKRRLIDQIVINMEKFLHNGQGPKDWNFAAPSAINHAILEKLPVAMKQKLRKNLDKDLTKIPPLKVLSCFENAA, from the coding sequence ATGAAATTAATTATTACTACCAATCTCGGCCATTTAAAAGTTTATCAAGTTGAAAAAGAAATTGGCCAATCCACTCCCACCGTTCGGCTTGTGCAGGAACTCAACTTCCCAGATGCTCACCGGCATTATGACGATATGGTAACCGATCAGGCTGGTCGCTTCCCCATTGCTAATGGGGCCAACTCCAGCGCGATGGCCATTGGTGAAGAAAACGATTTTGAGATGGAAGTTAAACGACGACTCATTGATCAAATCGTGATTAATATGGAAAAATTCTTACACAACGGCCAAGGTCCTAAAGATTGGAACTTCGCAGCGCCTTCCGCCATTAACCACGCTATCTTGGAAAAATTACCTGTAGCGATGAAACAAAAACTAAGAAAAAATTTAGACAAAGATTTAACTAAGATTCCTCCTCTAAAAGTGCTTTCTTGCTTCGAAAATGCGGCTTAA